A single region of the Enterobacter cloacae complex sp. R_G8 genome encodes:
- a CDS encoding MFS transporter, translated as MRLPERDPYAPREWQPHEKPALLGSPSTPEHSTPKRIAYGVVGLLVCLTGALGNAVVTANLQNLQGTFGAWSTEIAWLPAVYVMTNISINLLLVKFRQQYGLRAFTEGFLVLYVLVTFFHLFVNDLSSALMVRAAHGMVAAALSSLGIYYQIQAWPAKHRLKALTIGITGSSLAIPLARLFSTELLQLDEWRGLYFFELGLALISLACVIALKLPPGDRRKVFEKKDFVTFFLLAPGMALLCAVLSLGRLDWWFEAPWIGWSLALSLVLIVSAIVFEHNRTNPLLNTRWLSSGSIVRLGLIMLLIRIVLAEQNTGVIGWLQYVGLQNEQMTHLAWSIFAGIVCGIVTSCLTIKPTKLAWPIITSLVLMIIASLLDSQSNNLTRPDQLMLSQFLLGFGSAFFLAPAMLAAIGGVIADPRNLVSFSVMFGMSQNLGGLLGSAILGTFQTWREKYHSSLLADQLTTLNPLVNERIQLYTQMYKSLIGDSALLGTQAITQLQTVTALEANILAYNDTYLLTASIAAATLVWILWRLLRLRITARMALKNATGNK; from the coding sequence ATGCGCCTGCCCGAACGCGATCCTTATGCTCCTCGCGAGTGGCAGCCACACGAGAAACCCGCCCTGCTGGGTTCACCCTCTACGCCGGAGCACAGCACGCCAAAGCGCATTGCCTATGGCGTTGTGGGTCTGCTGGTCTGCCTGACGGGCGCCCTGGGGAATGCGGTGGTCACCGCCAACCTGCAAAATTTGCAGGGCACCTTTGGCGCCTGGTCAACCGAGATCGCCTGGCTACCGGCGGTCTATGTGATGACCAATATCTCCATTAACCTGCTACTGGTGAAATTCCGCCAGCAGTATGGTCTGCGCGCCTTTACGGAAGGCTTTCTGGTGCTGTATGTGCTGGTCACCTTCTTCCACCTGTTCGTTAACGATCTCAGTTCGGCGCTGATGGTGCGCGCCGCGCACGGAATGGTGGCCGCCGCGCTCAGTTCGCTGGGCATTTATTATCAGATCCAGGCCTGGCCGGCGAAGCACCGTCTGAAGGCGCTGACCATTGGCATCACCGGTTCGTCACTCGCCATTCCGCTGGCGCGTCTGTTTTCCACTGAGCTTCTCCAGTTGGACGAGTGGCGCGGACTCTATTTCTTCGAACTGGGGCTGGCGCTGATCTCGCTGGCCTGTGTGATCGCACTGAAACTGCCTCCGGGGGATCGGCGTAAGGTCTTTGAGAAGAAAGACTTTGTGACCTTCTTTTTGCTGGCACCGGGGATGGCGTTGCTGTGCGCGGTGCTGTCGCTGGGGCGTCTGGACTGGTGGTTCGAAGCGCCGTGGATCGGCTGGTCGCTGGCGCTATCGCTGGTGCTGATTGTTTCCGCCATCGTGTTTGAACATAACCGCACTAACCCGCTGCTGAATACCCGCTGGTTGTCGAGCGGCAGTATCGTTCGTCTGGGGCTGATCATGCTGCTGATCCGCATTGTGCTGGCCGAGCAAAACACCGGCGTCATCGGGTGGCTGCAGTATGTGGGGTTACAGAACGAGCAGATGACACATCTGGCGTGGTCCATTTTCGCCGGCATCGTCTGCGGGATCGTCACCAGCTGTCTGACCATTAAGCCGACGAAACTGGCGTGGCCGATTATTACCTCCCTGGTGCTGATGATTATCGCCTCGTTGCTGGACAGCCAGTCCAACAACCTGACCCGTCCGGATCAGCTGATGCTCAGCCAGTTCCTGCTGGGCTTTGGCAGCGCCTTCTTCCTCGCCCCTGCGATGCTGGCCGCCATTGGTGGCGTGATTGCCGATCCACGTAATCTGGTGAGTTTCTCGGTGATGTTCGGCATGAGCCAGAACCTCGGCGGCCTGCTGGGTTCGGCGATCCTGGGAACCTTCCAGACCTGGCGCGAGAAGTACCACTCCAGCCTGCTGGCGGACCAGCTCACGACGCTCAATCCCCTGGTCAACGAGCGAATTCAGCTTTATACCCAGATGTACAAGAGCCTGATTGGCGACAGCGCGCTGCTGGGCACGCAGGCGATCACCCAATTGCAGACGGTCACTGCCCTTGAGGCAAACATTCTGGCTTATAACGATACTTATTTGCTGACCGCGAGTATTGCCGCGGCCACGCTAGTCTGGATTTTATGGCGCTTACTGCGTCTGCGCATCACTGCCCGTATGGCGCTTAAGAACGCCACCGGCAACAAATAA
- a CDS encoding HlyD family secretion protein — MSQQDAAKEQANTRKNVRIVSIFTAAAIGIVGVLVILYAWQLPPFTRHAQFTDNAYVRGQTTFISPQVNGYITDVKVQDFVQVKKGDLLLQIDDRIYRQRVHQAEAQLAMKIAALNNNLQQRKSAEAVIARNEAALKNARAQSLKTQADLKRVKDLTADGSLSIRERDAALASAAQGSADIEQAKATLEMSRQDLQTVIVNRGALEADVENARAALELAQIDLQNTRIVAPRDGQLGQIAVRLGAYVTAGTHLTTLVPPQHWVIANIKETQLAELRIGQPVKFTVDALDNKAYQGRVESISPATGVEFSAITPDNATGNFVKIAQRIPVRIEVLGKPEESALLRPGMSVQVTIDTREAKQ; from the coding sequence ATGAGTCAGCAGGATGCCGCCAAAGAGCAGGCCAACACCCGCAAAAATGTACGCATTGTGTCAATTTTCACCGCCGCTGCCATCGGGATTGTCGGTGTGCTGGTGATCCTTTACGCGTGGCAGCTCCCCCCGTTCACCCGCCACGCGCAGTTTACTGACAACGCTTACGTACGCGGCCAGACCACGTTCATCAGTCCGCAGGTCAATGGCTATATCACCGACGTGAAGGTGCAGGATTTTGTGCAGGTGAAAAAAGGCGACCTGCTGCTGCAAATTGATGACCGCATCTATCGCCAGCGCGTGCATCAGGCCGAGGCGCAGCTGGCGATGAAAATTGCCGCCCTGAATAACAATCTGCAGCAGCGTAAAAGCGCGGAAGCGGTGATTGCCCGTAACGAGGCGGCCCTGAAAAACGCCCGCGCCCAAAGTCTGAAAACCCAGGCGGATTTAAAACGTGTAAAAGATCTGACGGCGGACGGATCGCTCTCCATCCGCGAACGCGACGCGGCGCTGGCCAGCGCGGCCCAGGGCAGCGCCGATATTGAGCAGGCAAAAGCGACGCTTGAGATGTCGCGCCAGGATTTGCAAACGGTGATTGTGAACCGCGGTGCGCTGGAGGCCGATGTTGAAAATGCCAGAGCGGCGCTGGAACTGGCGCAGATTGACCTGCAAAACACCCGCATTGTGGCGCCGCGTGACGGCCAGCTGGGACAAATCGCGGTGCGTCTGGGCGCGTATGTGACCGCCGGAACACACCTCACCACCCTGGTGCCGCCTCAGCACTGGGTGATCGCCAACATCAAAGAGACCCAGCTGGCGGAGTTGCGCATTGGCCAGCCGGTGAAATTTACCGTCGATGCGCTCGACAACAAAGCCTATCAGGGCCGCGTGGAGAGCATCTCCCCGGCGACCGGCGTCGAATTCAGTGCCATCACGCCGGATAATGCCACCGGGAACTTTGTTAAAATCGCCCAGCGTATTCCGGTGCGTATCGAAGTGCTGGGTAAGCCTGAAGAGTCGGCGCTGCTGCGTCCTGGCATGTCGGTACAGGTGACCATTGATACGCGGGAGGCGAAGCAATGA
- a CDS encoding efflux transporter outer membrane subunit, whose amino-acid sequence MTLRPIASLLVAVLLTGCQSVDVKPAQPSLHIPAQWRAAAGPTSAPEQLWWRNFHDNNLNRYVDQALKNNSDVLIARERINEYQARVYAADGSLFPSLDAGVTGTRARTQSAATGLPVYSTLYKGSLTASYDVDIWGVNRSTANAAQASLEAQKAAAAAADLTVASSVASGYVTLLSLDEQLRVTESTLKSREEAFNLAKRQFETGYSSRLELMQSDSELRATRAQVPLLQHQIAQQENALSLLLGSNPGEVTRSERFSTLTPLRLPSQLPSSLLNRRPDIVQAERQLIAADASLAASRASLLPSINLTATGSIQDRTLSGLLDNPLQLWNVGGSILAPLLNRQALNAQVDISQSQRNQALYSYEKTVRNAFAEVNNSLDATTRYQVQLTELLAQQDVAQETLRIAQNRYRNGYSSYLDVLDAQRTLYSVQTNVVQVKNNLLLAQIDLYKALGGGWVNV is encoded by the coding sequence ATGACCCTTCGTCCGATTGCCAGCCTGCTGGTTGCCGTTCTGCTTACCGGATGCCAGTCGGTGGATGTAAAACCTGCCCAACCGTCACTGCACATTCCTGCGCAGTGGCGTGCGGCAGCTGGCCCCACCAGCGCGCCTGAACAGCTCTGGTGGCGAAATTTTCACGACAACAACCTCAACCGCTACGTGGATCAGGCGCTGAAAAATAACAGCGACGTGCTGATCGCTCGCGAACGGATCAATGAGTACCAGGCCAGGGTGTATGCCGCCGACGGCAGCCTGTTTCCGTCGCTGGATGCGGGCGTAACCGGCACCCGCGCCCGGACGCAATCGGCCGCCACCGGCTTACCGGTATACAGTACGCTGTACAAAGGCAGCCTCACTGCCAGCTATGATGTGGATATCTGGGGCGTCAACCGCAGCACGGCCAATGCCGCGCAGGCCTCGCTGGAAGCGCAAAAAGCCGCCGCCGCTGCCGCGGATTTAACCGTTGCATCGTCGGTGGCCTCCGGGTATGTCACTCTGCTCTCGCTAGACGAACAGCTTCGCGTCACCGAATCCACGCTGAAATCGCGCGAAGAGGCATTTAATCTTGCTAAACGGCAGTTTGAAACGGGCTACAGTTCGCGCCTGGAGCTGATGCAGTCCGACTCCGAGCTGCGGGCCACCCGGGCACAGGTGCCGCTGCTGCAGCATCAGATTGCGCAACAAGAGAACGCCCTGAGTCTGCTGCTGGGAAGCAACCCCGGCGAGGTGACCCGGAGTGAGCGCTTCAGCACGCTTACCCCGCTCAGGCTGCCTTCACAGCTGCCGTCATCGTTGCTTAACCGACGACCTGACATCGTTCAGGCCGAGCGCCAGCTCATTGCGGCCGATGCCAGCCTGGCCGCCTCGCGCGCCAGCCTGCTGCCGTCGATCAACCTGACAGCGACCGGTTCAATTCAGGATCGCACCCTTTCTGGCCTGCTGGACAACCCTTTACAGCTCTGGAATGTGGGCGGCAGCATTCTCGCCCCGCTGCTGAACCGCCAGGCGCTAAATGCGCAGGTGGATATCTCCCAGTCCCAGCGCAATCAGGCGTTGTACAGCTATGAAAAAACTGTCCGCAACGCCTTCGCGGAGGTGAACAACAGCCTTGACGCCACCACGCGTTATCAGGTACAGCTGACAGAGTTGCTTGCCCAGCAGGATGTGGCCCAGGAGACCCTGCGCATTGCGCAGAACCGCTATCGCAACGGCTATTCGTCTTATCTGGATGTGCTCGACGCACAGCGTACCCTCTACTCGGTGCAAACAAATGTGGTGCAGGTGAAAAATAACCTGCTGCTGGCGCAGATTGATTTGTATAAAGCGCTGGGCGGCGGTTGGGTCAATGTCTGA
- a CDS encoding O-methyltransferase, with the protein MQQPWSAVDNFMISSLIPEDDVLQQVLENNKRAGLPEHDVAANQGQLLALFVRMTQARRVLEIGTLGAYSSIWMARALPPDGELITLEADSTHADVARQNIQLAGLNDRIALIEGPALASLENFGDVPPFDLIFIDADKPNNPGYLEWALHYSRPGTVIIGDNVVREGEVINGQSDDARVQGVRRFIEMMGDNPRLTATALQTVGVKGWDGFTLAIVNG; encoded by the coding sequence ATGCAACAACCGTGGTCTGCAGTTGATAATTTCATGATTTCATCGCTTATTCCCGAAGATGACGTACTCCAGCAGGTTCTTGAAAACAACAAGCGCGCCGGACTCCCCGAACACGATGTTGCGGCCAATCAGGGGCAACTGCTGGCGCTGTTCGTCCGCATGACCCAGGCGCGGCGTGTTCTTGAGATTGGCACGTTGGGTGCCTACAGTTCAATCTGGATGGCGCGCGCCCTGCCGCCGGACGGAGAGCTGATTACACTTGAGGCAGATTCCACGCATGCCGACGTGGCGCGGCAGAATATTCAGCTTGCCGGTCTCAACGATCGCATTGCACTCATCGAAGGCCCTGCGCTGGCGTCTCTGGAAAATTTCGGCGATGTTCCGCCATTTGACCTGATCTTTATTGATGCTGATAAACCGAATAATCCCGGCTATCTCGAATGGGCGTTGCACTATTCTCGTCCCGGCACGGTGATTATTGGCGATAACGTGGTGCGCGAGGGTGAAGTGATTAACGGCCAAAGCGACGACGCGCGCGTGCAGGGTGTTCGCCGGTTTATCGAGATGATGGGGGACAATCCACGCTTAACCGCCACCGCGCTGCAAACGGTCGGGGTTAAGGGGTGGGATGGGTTTACGCTGGCAATTGTGAACGGGTGA
- the hrpA gene encoding ATP-dependent RNA helicase HrpA encodes MTEQQKLTFPMLLQQLDSLMLRDKQRFARRLHGVKKVKNPDAQQAIFQEMAKEIEQAAGKVVLREAARPAITYPENLPVSQKKQEILNAVRDHQVVIVAGETGSGKTTQLPKICMELGRGVKGLIGHTQPRRLAARTVANRIAEELQTEPGGCIGYKVRFSDHVSDNTMVKLMTDGILLAEIQQDRLLMQYDTIIIDEAHERSLNIDFLLGYLKELLPRRPDLKIIITSATIDPERFSKHFNNAPIIEVSGRTYPVEVRYRPIVEEADDTERDQLQAIFDAVDELGNESAGDILIFMSGEREIRDTADALSKRDLRHTEILPLYARLSNSEQNRVFQPHSGRRIVLATNVAETSLTVPGIKYVIDPGTARISRYSYRTKVQRLPIEPVTQASANQRKGRCGRVSEGICIRLYSEDDFLSRPEFTDPEILRTNLASVILQMTALGLGDIAAFPFVEAPDKRNIQDGVRLLEELGAITTDEQATAYKLTPLGRQLSQLPVDPRLARMVLEAQKHGCVREAMIITSALSIQDPRERPMDKQQASDEKHRRFHDKESDFLAFVNLWNYLGEQQKALSSNQFRRQCRVDFLNYLRVREWQDIYTQLRQVVKELGIPVNSEPAEYREIHIALLTGLLSHIGMKDAEKQEYTGARNARFSIFPGSGLFKKPPKWTMVAELVETSRLWGRIAARIDPEWVEPVAQHLLKRSYSEPHWERAQGAVMATEKVTVYGLPVVAARKVNYSQIDPALCRELFIRHALVEGDWQTRHAFFRENLKLRAEVEELEHKSRRRDILVDDEALFEFYDQRISHDVISARHFDSWWKKASKETPDLLNFEKSMLIKEGAESVSKLDYPNFWHQGNLKLRLTYQFEPGTDADGVTVHIPLPLLNQVDESGFEWQIPGLRRELVIALIKSLPKPVRRNFVPAPNYAEAFLGRVTPLEMPLLDALEREFRRMTGTTIDREDWNWDQVPDHLKITFRVVDDKNKKLQEGRSLTALKEALKGKVQETLSAVADEGIEQSGLHIWSFGQLPESYEQKRGNYKVKAWPALVDERDSVAIKLFDNPQEQQQMMWRGLRRLLLLNIPSPIKYLHEKLPNKAKLGLYFNPYGKVLDLIDDCISCGVDKLIHEAGGPVWSEEGFAQLHEKVRAELNDTVVDIAKQVEQILTTVFNINKRLKGRVDMTMALGLSDVKAQMAGLVYRGFVTSNGFNRLGDTLRYLQAIEKRLEKMAIDPHRDRAQMLKVENVQQAWQQWLNKLPPARRDDEDVQAIRWMIEELRVSFFAQQLGTPYPISDKRILQAMEQVSA; translated from the coding sequence ATGACAGAACAACAAAAATTGACCTTCCCGATGCTCCTGCAACAGCTTGATTCACTGATGCTGCGCGATAAACAGCGCTTTGCTCGCCGCTTGCACGGGGTGAAGAAGGTTAAAAATCCTGATGCACAACAGGCCATTTTCCAGGAGATGGCGAAAGAGATTGAACAGGCGGCAGGGAAGGTTGTGCTGCGCGAAGCGGCACGCCCGGCCATCACCTATCCGGAAAACCTGCCCGTCAGTCAGAAAAAGCAGGAAATCCTCAACGCCGTGCGCGACCACCAGGTGGTGATCGTGGCAGGGGAAACCGGTTCGGGGAAAACCACACAGCTGCCGAAAATCTGTATGGAGCTGGGCCGCGGGGTGAAGGGCCTGATTGGCCACACCCAGCCGCGTCGTCTGGCGGCGCGTACCGTGGCGAACCGTATTGCCGAAGAGCTGCAAACGGAGCCGGGTGGCTGCATTGGTTATAAGGTGCGTTTCAGCGACCATGTGAGCGATAACACCATGGTCAAGCTGATGACCGACGGTATCCTGCTGGCGGAAATTCAGCAGGATCGTCTGCTGATGCAGTACGACACCATCATTATCGATGAGGCGCACGAGCGCAGTCTGAACATCGACTTCCTGCTCGGTTACCTGAAAGAGCTGCTGCCGCGTCGCCCGGATCTGAAAATTATCATCACCTCCGCGACCATAGACCCGGAACGCTTCTCAAAGCATTTCAATAACGCACCCATAATCGAAGTCTCCGGCCGTACGTACCCGGTAGAAGTGCGCTATCGCCCGATTGTCGAAGAGGCGGATGATACCGAGCGCGACCAGCTGCAGGCTATTTTCGATGCCGTTGACGAACTGGGCAATGAGAGCGCGGGCGACATTCTGATCTTTATGAGCGGCGAGCGTGAGATCCGCGATACCGCCGATGCGCTCAGCAAGCGCGATCTGCGCCACACAGAGATCCTGCCGCTTTATGCGCGCCTCTCCAACAGCGAACAGAACCGCGTGTTCCAGCCGCACAGCGGGCGACGCATCGTGCTGGCGACCAACGTGGCGGAAACCTCGCTGACCGTGCCGGGCATCAAGTATGTGATTGATCCGGGTACGGCGCGTATCAGCCGCTACAGCTACCGCACCAAGGTACAGCGTCTGCCGATTGAGCCGGTTACGCAGGCGTCGGCCAATCAGCGTAAAGGGCGCTGTGGACGTGTGTCGGAGGGGATCTGTATCCGTCTCTATTCGGAAGACGATTTCCTCTCCCGCCCGGAGTTTACCGACCCGGAGATCCTGCGGACCAACCTGGCCTCCGTCATCCTGCAGATGACCGCCCTGGGGCTGGGTGATATCGCCGCTTTCCCGTTTGTCGAAGCGCCGGATAAACGCAATATTCAGGACGGCGTGCGTCTGCTGGAAGAGCTGGGAGCGATCACCACCGACGAGCAGGCCACCGCGTATAAACTGACGCCGCTGGGGCGTCAGCTCAGCCAGTTACCGGTCGACCCGCGTCTGGCGCGCATGGTGCTGGAAGCGCAAAAACACGGCTGCGTGCGCGAGGCGATGATCATCACCTCGGCGCTCTCCATTCAGGATCCGCGTGAACGGCCAATGGACAAACAGCAGGCGTCGGATGAGAAACACCGTCGCTTCCACGACAAAGAGTCTGATTTCCTCGCCTTTGTGAACCTGTGGAACTACCTCGGCGAGCAGCAGAAGGCGCTCTCCTCGAACCAGTTCCGCCGTCAGTGCCGCGTGGATTTCCTCAACTACCTGCGCGTGCGCGAGTGGCAGGATATCTACACCCAACTGCGTCAGGTGGTGAAAGAGCTGGGTATTCCGGTGAACAGTGAACCGGCGGAGTACCGCGAAATTCACATCGCATTGCTGACCGGACTGCTGTCCCATATCGGCATGAAGGACGCCGAAAAGCAGGAGTATACCGGTGCGCGCAACGCCCGTTTCTCTATCTTCCCCGGTTCGGGCTTGTTCAAGAAGCCGCCGAAGTGGACCATGGTTGCGGAGCTGGTGGAAACCAGCCGCCTGTGGGGGCGTATTGCCGCACGTATCGATCCGGAATGGGTGGAGCCGGTGGCGCAACACCTGCTGAAGCGTTCGTACAGTGAACCGCACTGGGAGCGCGCGCAGGGGGCGGTGATGGCGACGGAAAAAGTGACCGTCTACGGTCTGCCGGTGGTGGCCGCGCGTAAGGTCAACTACAGCCAGATTGATCCGGCGCTGTGCCGCGAGCTGTTTATCCGCCATGCGCTGGTGGAGGGCGACTGGCAGACGCGTCACGCCTTCTTCCGTGAAAACCTCAAACTGCGTGCCGAAGTGGAAGAGCTGGAGCACAAATCCCGTCGTCGCGACATTCTGGTGGATGACGAGGCGCTGTTCGAGTTTTACGACCAGCGCATCAGCCACGATGTCATTTCCGCCCGTCACTTTGACAGCTGGTGGAAGAAGGCCAGCAAAGAGACGCCGGACCTGCTCAACTTTGAAAAGAGCATGCTGATTAAAGAAGGGGCGGAGTCGGTCAGTAAGCTCGACTACCCGAACTTCTGGCATCAGGGCAACCTCAAGCTACGGCTGACCTATCAGTTTGAGCCGGGAACGGACGCGGATGGTGTCACCGTTCATATCCCGCTGCCGCTACTAAACCAGGTGGATGAGAGCGGATTTGAGTGGCAAATTCCCGGCCTGCGCCGCGAGCTGGTGATTGCGCTGATCAAATCACTGCCAAAACCGGTACGTCGTAACTTTGTTCCGGCCCCTAACTACGCCGAAGCGTTTTTAGGCCGCGTCACGCCGCTGGAGATGCCGCTGCTGGATGCGCTGGAGCGTGAGTTCCGCCGCATGACCGGCACCACCATTGACCGCGAAGACTGGAACTGGGATCAGGTGCCCGATCACCTGAAAATCACTTTCCGCGTGGTGGACGATAAAAACAAGAAGCTGCAGGAAGGCCGTTCGCTCACCGCACTGAAAGAGGCGCTGAAAGGCAAAGTGCAGGAGACCTTATCCGCGGTGGCGGATGAGGGGATTGAGCAGAGCGGGCTGCACATCTGGAGCTTTGGTCAGCTCCCGGAAAGTTACGAGCAAAAACGCGGCAATTACAAAGTGAAGGCCTGGCCTGCGCTGGTGGATGAGCGCGACAGCGTGGCGATCAAGCTGTTTGATAACCCGCAGGAACAGCAGCAGATGATGTGGCGCGGGCTGCGCCGCCTCCTGCTTTTGAATATCCCGTCGCCGATTAAGTATCTGCACGAGAAGCTGCCGAACAAAGCCAAGCTCGGCCTCTACTTTAACCCGTACGGCAAAGTGCTGGATCTGATCGACGACTGCATCTCCTGCGGCGTGGACAAACTCATCCACGAGGCGGGCGGTCCGGTCTGGTCAGAAGAGGGCTTTGCTCAGCTACATGAAAAGGTACGCGCGGAGCTGAACGACACCGTGGTGGACATTGCCAAACAGGTCGAGCAGATCCTCACCACCGTGTTCAATATCAATAAACGCCTGAAAGGGCGTGTGGATATGACCATGGCGCTGGGATTGTCGGATGTCAAAGCGCAGATGGCGGGCCTGGTGTACCGGGGCTTTGTCACCAGCAATGGCTTCAACCGTCTCGGCGACACGCTGCGTTATCTGCAGGCGATTGAAAAACGGCTGGAGAAAATGGCCATCGATCCGCACCGTGACCGTGCGCAGATGCTGAAAGTGGAAAACGTGCAGCAGGCGTGGCAGCAGTGGTTGAACAAACTGCCACCGGCACGTCGTGACGATGAAGACGTTCAGGCGATCCGCTGGATGATCGAAGAGTTACGCGTCAGCTTCTTTGCCCAGCAGCTCGGTACGCCGTATCCGATTTCGGATAAACGTATTTTGCAGGCGATGGAGCAAGTTTCCGCTTAA
- the azoR gene encoding FMN-dependent NADH-azoreductase, producing the protein MSKVLVLKSSILAGYSQSGQLSDYFVEQWREQHSADQITVRDLAANPIPVLDGELVGALRPGDAPLSPRQQEALALSDELIAELQAHDVIVINAPMYNFNIPTQLKNYFDLVARAGVTFRYTENGPEGLVKGKRAIVLTSRGGIHKDTPTDLVAPYLSLFLGFIGITDVNFVFAEGIAYGPEVATKAQTDAKAAIDSLVAA; encoded by the coding sequence ATGAGCAAAGTATTAGTTTTGAAATCCAGTATTCTGGCAGGGTACTCTCAGTCTGGTCAGCTGTCTGATTACTTCGTTGAACAGTGGCGTGAACAGCATTCCGCAGATCAAATCACCGTGCGTGACCTGGCTGCAAACCCAATTCCTGTGCTGGATGGTGAGCTGGTTGGCGCGCTGCGTCCAGGCGATGCACCGCTGAGCCCACGTCAGCAGGAAGCCCTGGCGCTCTCTGATGAGCTGATTGCTGAACTGCAGGCGCACGACGTTATCGTGATCAACGCCCCTATGTACAACTTCAACATCCCAACCCAGCTGAAGAACTACTTCGACCTGGTCGCTCGCGCTGGCGTCACCTTCCGTTACACCGAGAACGGTCCGGAAGGTCTGGTCAAAGGCAAACGCGCTATCGTGCTGACCAGCCGCGGCGGGATCCATAAAGATACCCCAACCGACCTGGTTGCCCCGTACCTGAGCCTGTTCCTTGGCTTCATCGGTATCACTGACGTGAACTTCGTGTTCGCAGAAGGTATCGCTTACGGTCCTGAAGTGGCGACCAAAGCACAGACCGACGCAAAAGCCGCGATCGACAGCCTGGTGGCTGCCTAA
- a CDS encoding RluA family pseudouridine synthase yields the protein MSAIIDSFIAPPCHDDIEILWQDEHLLLINKPSGLLSLSGKNPQNLDSVHYRLVQSFPGCTLVHRLDFGTSGLMVIARNKAINAALCQQFSQRSVEKVYSALLCGHVENDEGVIDAPIAKDPALFPLMSICAVNGKPARSRYRVVERLHQHAAMPLTRVELTPETGRTHQLRIHCQLLGHPILGCDLYGGRAWPGSGTTPRLMLHASQLNFIHPVSGEPVNARHAAPF from the coding sequence ATGTCTGCGATTATTGATTCTTTTATTGCCCCACCGTGTCACGACGACATTGAGATCCTCTGGCAGGATGAACATCTGCTGCTGATTAATAAACCTTCCGGTCTGCTTAGCCTCTCGGGAAAAAATCCGCAAAATCTCGATTCGGTGCACTATCGTCTGGTTCAAAGCTTTCCTGGCTGTACCCTGGTGCATCGCCTGGATTTTGGCACGTCCGGCCTGATGGTGATTGCGCGTAATAAGGCCATCAACGCCGCGCTGTGCCAGCAGTTCAGCCAGCGCAGCGTGGAGAAAGTCTACAGCGCCCTGCTTTGCGGCCACGTGGAAAACGATGAAGGAGTGATTGATGCGCCGATAGCCAAAGACCCGGCGCTGTTTCCGCTGATGTCGATCTGTGCCGTTAACGGCAAACCCGCCCGTTCTCGCTATCGGGTGGTGGAACGCCTGCATCAACACGCGGCGATGCCGCTCACGCGGGTAGAACTGACGCCTGAAACAGGGCGAACCCACCAGTTGCGCATTCACTGTCAGCTGCTGGGCCACCCGATTTTAGGCTGCGATTTATATGGGGGACGGGCGTGGCCTGGCAGCGGAACAACGCCGAGGCTGATGCTGCATGCCAGTCAGTTGAATTTTATTCATCCGGTGAGCGGCGAGCCGGTTAACGCCCGTCACGCCGCACCGTTCTGA
- a CDS encoding DUF2058 domain-containing protein, with protein sequence MTKLTLQEQMLKAGLVSSKKMAKVQRTAKKSRVQARAAREAVEENKKAQLERDKQLSEQQKQAVLAKEFKAQVKQLIEMNRITVAKGNITFNFTDGNLIKKIEVDKATQTQLINGRLAIARLVINANGDCEYAIIPAVVADKIAQRDADSIVLNSALSQEEQDEDDPYADFKIPDDLMW encoded by the coding sequence ATGACAAAACTCACCTTACAAGAGCAGATGCTGAAAGCGGGCTTAGTCTCCAGCAAGAAAATGGCCAAAGTTCAGCGCACGGCGAAGAAATCCCGCGTGCAGGCGCGTGCGGCCAGAGAGGCGGTAGAAGAGAACAAAAAAGCGCAGCTTGAGCGTGACAAACAGTTGAGCGAGCAGCAAAAACAGGCCGTGCTCGCCAAAGAGTTTAAGGCGCAGGTGAAGCAGCTGATTGAGATGAACCGCATCACGGTGGCAAAAGGCAACATCACCTTTAACTTCACCGACGGCAACTTGATCAAAAAAATCGAGGTGGATAAGGCAACCCAGACCCAGTTGATTAACGGTCGTCTGGCCATCGCACGTCTGGTGATTAACGCTAACGGCGACTGCGAATATGCCATTATCCCGGCGGTGGTGGCGGATAAAATTGCCCAGCGCGATGCCGACAGTATCGTGTTAAACAGCGCCCTGAGTCAGGAAGAGCAGGATGAAGACGATCCGTATGCTGATTTCAAAATCCCTGACGATTTGATGTGGTAA